The Aliivibrio fischeri genome contains a region encoding:
- a CDS encoding AAA family ATPase, which yields MTNVTAISQAQESKSVDTLMRIRTILDSKEVSASQLAKEMSVSPATISQILKGSYKADTTKIIEKMAKWLTLREQKNNAPITNPGFVMTTTAKQIINDMTYAQISESIVVIYGASGVGKSEAIREYKRTNNNVWHITASPSRSSLTECLYELAMELGMDDAPRRKGSLSRVIRNRLQGSEGLVVIDEADHLDYPTLEELRIMQEETGIGMVLVGNNKVYTQLTGGRRNEDFARLFSRIAKKRGIHKTKQADVKAIAEAWGIHQEAERKTMINISERPGGLRLLSKTLKLAAMFANGSTITDKTLRAAFQELETNE from the coding sequence ATGACAAACGTAACAGCGATTTCACAAGCGCAAGAATCAAAAAGTGTAGACACACTAATGCGCATTCGCACCATCTTAGATAGCAAAGAAGTCAGTGCTTCACAGCTTGCAAAAGAGATGAGTGTTTCTCCTGCAACTATTAGCCAAATTTTGAAAGGAAGCTACAAAGCAGACACCACAAAAATCATTGAAAAAATGGCGAAATGGCTAACGCTTCGTGAGCAAAAAAACAACGCGCCAATCACTAACCCAGGCTTTGTTATGACAACCACAGCAAAGCAAATTATCAACGACATGACGTATGCACAAATCAGTGAATCTATCGTCGTTATCTATGGTGCTTCAGGGGTTGGTAAATCAGAAGCAATTCGTGAATACAAACGTACCAACAACAACGTTTGGCACATTACAGCTAGCCCTAGTCGCTCAAGTTTAACCGAGTGTCTTTATGAACTAGCAATGGAACTAGGAATGGACGACGCACCACGTCGTAAAGGGTCACTTTCTCGCGTTATCCGAAACCGACTACAAGGCTCTGAAGGTTTAGTTGTGATCGACGAAGCAGATCACCTAGATTACCCAACACTAGAAGAGCTTCGCATCATGCAAGAAGAGACAGGAATAGGAATGGTTCTTGTCGGTAACAACAAAGTGTATACGCAGCTAACTGGCGGCCGTCGTAACGAAGACTTTGCACGCTTGTTTTCACGCATTGCAAAGAAACGTGGCATCCACAAAACAAAACAAGCTGATGTAAAAGCCATTGCTGAAGCATGGGGAATTCATCAAGAAGCTGAGCGTAAAACAATGATCAACATTAGTGAGCGACCAGGTGGTTTGCGACTGCTAAGTAAGACACTAAAACTGGCCGCAATGTTTGCCAATGGTTCAACCATTACCGACAAAACATTACGTGCCGCTTTCCAAGAATTAGAAACGAACGAGTAA
- a CDS encoding phage minor head protein: protein MPNESVISKEALAWFKKKGIEPSFDYRDVWEEEHANAFTVAKMLNADLLVEVKGLIDEAIEQGQTFVQFRDILKPLLVKSGWWGIQEMDDPTTKETKLVQLGSEGRIKTIYKTNMRTARAAGQWERIERTKRAMPYLLYQLGPSLEHRLEHVKWNGILLPVGDEFWINHMPPNGWGCNCWIRQVSKFEADKLIQDKKVTTTAPPDKTKKW, encoded by the coding sequence ATGCCTAATGAAAGCGTGATCTCAAAAGAAGCATTAGCATGGTTTAAAAAGAAAGGCATAGAGCCTTCTTTTGATTACCGTGACGTGTGGGAAGAAGAGCACGCAAACGCCTTCACCGTGGCAAAAATGCTCAATGCTGATTTGCTTGTCGAAGTAAAAGGGTTAATCGATGAAGCCATAGAGCAAGGCCAAACCTTTGTACAGTTCCGAGACATACTAAAACCACTGTTAGTAAAATCCGGTTGGTGGGGAATTCAAGAAATGGATGACCCAACCACCAAAGAAACAAAGCTCGTTCAATTAGGCAGTGAAGGCCGTATAAAAACCATTTACAAAACCAACATGAGAACAGCAAGAGCAGCCGGGCAATGGGAACGAATAGAGCGAACAAAACGAGCTATGCCCTATTTGCTTTATCAGCTAGGTCCATCTCTTGAACATAGACTAGAGCATGTTAAGTGGAATGGAATATTGCTTCCAGTGGGCGATGAGTTTTGGATTAACCACATGCCACCAAATGGATGGGGGTGTAACTGTTGGATAAGGCAGGTATCAAAGTTTGAAGCCGATAAACTTATCCAGGATAAAAAAGTAACAACCACTGCACCACCAGATAAAACTAAAAAGTGGTAA
- a CDS encoding Mor transcription activator family protein has translation MKPTTQSAEHNQDLFGFTEVTAEDIDNMVDEEEKVRWPEDMRQMYDLLATDLEKAGIDKSLAITQLNSICKTFGGMQFYLPRGEALSNMILKFSVWNDFKGDNVRELTRKYDMSENHVYRIVKMMRAREIKRRQPSLF, from the coding sequence ATGAAACCCACAACCCAAAGTGCAGAGCACAATCAAGACCTGTTTGGATTTACAGAAGTCACAGCAGAAGATATCGACAACATGGTCGATGAAGAAGAGAAAGTAAGATGGCCAGAAGACATGCGCCAAATGTACGACTTACTCGCAACCGATTTAGAAAAAGCAGGCATAGACAAATCACTTGCCATTACTCAGTTAAATTCTATTTGCAAAACCTTTGGTGGAATGCAATTCTACCTACCACGCGGCGAAGCACTCAGTAACATGATCTTAAAGTTTAGCGTCTGGAACGATTTTAAAGGCGACAACGTTAGAGAACTAACCCGAAAATACGACATGAGCGAAAACCATGTTTATCGAATAGTAAAGATGATGCGAGCAAGAGAAATAAAACGCCGTCAACCTAGTTTGTTTTAA
- a CDS encoding ANR family transcriptional regulator, with protein MPARLLHYQKPQHRHGVPKRKAMDMKKETCTYKHHANMAARAERQGLYGIAKDAWWQASLSTSSENLRWSIARAEFCDSRFARGEQHG; from the coding sequence ATGCCAGCACGCCTACTTCATTATCAAAAACCACAACATCGTCACGGTGTACCAAAAAGAAAGGCAATGGATATGAAAAAAGAAACATGCACCTACAAACATCACGCAAACATGGCAGCTCGCGCAGAGCGTCAAGGTTTATACGGAATAGCAAAAGACGCATGGTGGCAAGCGTCGCTAAGCACCTCAAGCGAAAACCTAAGATGGTCAATTGCTCGTGCTGAGTTTTGTGACTCACGCTTCGCAAGAGGAGAACAACATGGGTAA
- a CDS encoding DUF5675 family protein: MKTLTLHRNYFQHGTFSILCDENGNPILKTVEREWANNTPNISCIPEGVYDVTPHDSPRFGKCLALSAPSLGVTIYGPSLRTHCLIHAANKPSQLQGCIAPGLDFGVVDNEWAVLSSRDALLELMKYIDHKPAKLIIRKA, translated from the coding sequence ATGAAAACACTAACTCTCCACCGAAATTATTTCCAACATGGCACGTTCTCCATTCTTTGCGATGAGAACGGCAACCCAATACTAAAAACCGTCGAGCGTGAATGGGCTAATAACACGCCTAATATATCGTGCATTCCTGAAGGTGTTTATGATGTAACACCGCACGATTCACCACGCTTTGGTAAATGTTTAGCACTATCAGCACCATCACTTGGTGTCACTATTTACGGTCCATCACTTCGTACACACTGTCTAATCCATGCCGCAAACAAACCATCACAGCTTCAAGGTTGTATTGCACCAGGTCTAGATTTTGGTGTGGTTGATAACGAGTGGGCAGTATTAAGCTCTCGTGATGCACTTCTTGAGTTGATGAAATACATCGACCACAAGCCTGCAAAACTAATTATTCGCAAGGCATAA
- a CDS encoding ArsR family transcriptional regulator, with amino-acid sequence MSFKELLKQDQHLVILRSLLEMPSYEANESILDSCLDCYGHNVSRDTVRTRISWLEEQELVTTRELAGCMIAKLTSRGEDVATGQAVVPGVKRPRA; translated from the coding sequence ATGAGCTTTAAAGAACTTTTAAAACAAGACCAACACTTGGTCATTTTGCGATCATTGCTTGAAATGCCATCTTACGAAGCAAACGAATCTATTCTTGATTCATGCTTAGATTGTTACGGCCACAATGTAAGCCGTGATACGGTTCGCACTCGTATCAGTTGGTTAGAAGAGCAAGAGTTAGTGACCACTCGTGAGTTAGCAGGTTGCATGATTGCTAAGTTAACTAGCCGTGGTGAAGATGTGGCAACAGGTCAAGCCGTTGTCCCTGGCGTAAAACGCCCACGAGCATAG
- a CDS encoding DUF3164 family protein yields the protein MKTSIYPPQGYRNNALGHLVPETQIKEIDKLRDDVVNSIVEKALKVQATVSEFKQSAMSEVADFVDLSAEEYGVNYGGTKGNVTLLSFDGLYKVQRSVGEHRVFDERIQAAKAKIDECIMRWSEGSSDQIKSLVDHAFRVSKQGHIDVNQVLSLRQLNIDDADWIEAMEAIADSIQVTGTCAYLRVYKRDLNGKYNQISLDVSKL from the coding sequence ATGAAAACTTCAATCTATCCACCGCAAGGCTACCGTAACAACGCACTAGGTCACCTAGTACCAGAAACGCAAATCAAAGAAATCGACAAGCTGCGTGATGATGTCGTTAACAGCATCGTAGAAAAAGCATTAAAAGTTCAAGCAACCGTTTCAGAGTTTAAGCAATCAGCAATGTCAGAAGTGGCTGATTTCGTAGACCTAAGCGCAGAAGAATACGGCGTTAATTACGGTGGAACAAAAGGAAACGTAACCCTACTTTCTTTTGATGGCCTGTACAAAGTTCAACGCTCAGTTGGCGAGCATCGTGTTTTTGATGAGCGCATCCAAGCAGCCAAAGCAAAAATCGATGAATGCATCATGCGCTGGTCAGAAGGGTCAAGCGACCAAATCAAATCACTAGTTGATCATGCGTTCCGCGTAAGCAAGCAAGGACACATCGACGTAAACCAAGTACTTAGTCTTCGTCAGTTAAATATTGATGATGCAGATTGGATAGAAGCAATGGAAGCTATCGCAGATTCAATCCAAGTGACAGGAACCTGTGCATATCTAAGAGTGTATAAACGCGATTTAAACGGTAAGTACAACCAAATCTCATTAGATGTAAGCAAGCTATAG
- a CDS encoding DUF2730 family protein produces MEVLKSWWPMIWALVLTLVQIIQILLAKTYARREELEKVNKNVADLTEQIKHLPSHQDVQNLRLELSETRGELRELKAEIKPINHLAQLLLEQQLKQDK; encoded by the coding sequence ATGGAAGTACTCAAATCATGGTGGCCGATGATTTGGGCGTTGGTTCTAACGCTCGTTCAAATCATCCAAATTCTTTTAGCCAAAACTTACGCTCGACGTGAGGAACTAGAAAAGGTGAACAAGAACGTGGCAGATTTAACCGAGCAAATAAAGCATCTACCTTCTCATCAAGATGTGCAAAATCTAAGGCTAGAGCTTTCAGAAACTCGCGGAGAGCTGCGAGAGCTAAAAGCGGAAATAAAACCAATCAACCATTTGGCACAATTGCTATTAGAGCAACAGCTAAAACAAGATAAATGA
- a CDS encoding TraR/DksA C4-type zinc finger protein has product MTDQFDRAQENDERFQSNSLKRHQENRITETPDEDEHGRYCLTCGNLISQERLNANPSAVRCVPCQSKQES; this is encoded by the coding sequence ATGACAGACCAATTTGATAGAGCTCAAGAAAATGACGAACGCTTTCAAAGCAATAGCCTAAAGCGCCATCAAGAAAATCGAATTACAGAAACACCGGATGAAGATGAGCACGGCCGATATTGTTTAACGTGTGGCAATCTCATTTCGCAAGAACGCCTTAATGCAAACCCTAGTGCAGTGCGTTGTGTTCCTTGTCAATCAAAACAGGAATCGTAA
- a CDS encoding DUF935 domain-containing protein, which translates to MTGILDAQGKPIKADKAMLSEDIAKAYTTSVRNPRPSSVASTVTPQRLAGLLRAVIDGNDPEAFMTLAEEMEERDLHYAAQLRTRKLAVAAISPSVEPCSESEQDMLMAERVREVMNDDQIPELFFDLLDGLGKGLAVVQILWNTQKSPWKPKDYTWVDPRYLRQDKDTLSKILLISNNAPSGEPLEPYKFMVHTPRSKSGSVWRNGLARLVAVMYMLKSFTIRDWWAFAEVFGIPIRVGKYGANASPDDINTLVNAIGRIASDAGAVIPESMKLELIETAKGNGGNTLFENMARWCDEQISKAVLGQTMTADNGSSQSQATVHNEVRLDIAKWDARQLEACVNEYLVKPYIILNWGVQDCYPKVRIKVHEPEDLKVFVDSLTPMIDRGVRVTEDSILNKFGLKAAEDSERVLHPVNQVQTLTPTELGLNRRLAINQVSKTVDKEIEDMTNEAMNDWVETAEDFMNPILSLANSVDTFEEFNAKLPQLQEELGADAFVAAMTEYMFKARGLGDAKDA; encoded by the coding sequence ATGACCGGAATTTTAGACGCACAAGGTAAACCAATAAAAGCAGATAAAGCAATGCTGTCTGAAGATATTGCTAAAGCCTACACCACCAGTGTAAGAAACCCACGCCCTTCAAGTGTGGCATCAACGGTTACTCCTCAACGTTTGGCCGGATTACTTCGTGCAGTGATTGATGGTAACGATCCAGAAGCGTTCATGACATTAGCTGAAGAAATGGAAGAGCGTGATCTACATTACGCTGCTCAACTTCGTACCCGTAAATTAGCTGTTGCTGCTATTTCTCCAAGTGTAGAGCCATGCAGTGAAAGCGAACAAGACATGCTAATGGCAGAGCGCGTTCGTGAAGTGATGAATGATGATCAAATTCCAGAGTTGTTTTTTGATTTGCTCGACGGCCTTGGTAAAGGATTAGCTGTTGTTCAAATTCTTTGGAATACACAAAAGTCACCGTGGAAACCAAAAGATTACACATGGGTAGACCCAAGATATCTTCGTCAAGATAAAGATACGTTATCTAAAATTTTACTTATTAGTAATAACGCTCCAAGTGGAGAACCACTAGAGCCTTATAAATTTATGGTTCATACCCCACGCTCGAAATCTGGCAGCGTATGGCGCAATGGCCTAGCTCGATTAGTTGCTGTGATGTACATGCTAAAGTCATTCACCATTCGTGATTGGTGGGCGTTTGCTGAAGTGTTCGGCATTCCAATTCGTGTGGGTAAGTATGGCGCGAACGCAAGTCCAGATGACATCAATACGCTAGTCAATGCCATTGGTCGTATTGCCAGTGATGCAGGTGCAGTTATTCCAGAGTCCATGAAACTGGAGCTAATTGAAACCGCAAAAGGCAACGGCGGTAATACCCTGTTTGAAAATATGGCGCGTTGGTGTGATGAACAAATAAGTAAAGCCGTTCTTGGTCAAACCATGACAGCCGACAATGGCAGCTCACAATCTCAAGCTACCGTTCATAACGAAGTGCGTTTAGACATTGCAAAATGGGATGCAAGACAACTAGAAGCGTGCGTTAACGAATACCTGGTTAAGCCTTACATTATTCTTAATTGGGGTGTACAAGACTGTTATCCAAAAGTGCGCATCAAAGTTCATGAGCCAGAAGATCTAAAAGTCTTTGTTGACTCTTTAACACCAATGATTGATCGCGGCGTTCGTGTGACTGAAGATTCAATTTTAAACAAGTTTGGATTAAAAGCGGCAGAAGATAGCGAACGAGTACTTCACCCCGTTAACCAAGTTCAAACACTAACCCCAACAGAGTTAGGATTAAACCGTCGCCTTGCTATTAACCAAGTAAGCAAAACGGTAGATAAAGAAATTGAAGACATGACAAACGAAGCCATGAACGATTGGGTAGAAACCGCAGAGGATTTCATGAACCCGATCTTATCATTGGCAAATTCTGTCGATACCTTTGAAGAGTTCAACGCCAAGTTACCGCAACTTCAAGAAGAACTAGGTGCAGACGCGTTCGTCGCAGCGATGACGGAGTACATGTTTAAAGCAAGAGGATTGGGAGACGCGAAAGATGCCTAA
- a CDS encoding phage protease: MSRKLYTALCFSLSNTVSPEGLWLPMIPAGNFSGIDKRSWTNSNPDAVVAAFQKKLPFDIEHSTHIKAPNGDPAPAVGWIVELQNRNGEVYGKVEWNSEGHELIEEKKYAYYSPSFTYDENGTVIELASSGLTNSPNLNVPALNRIEDEDMKFSQAIVAALSLSAEATEDQVLTAINSLKSEKQVALNSAQHPDLTKFVPVETHNVALNRAETAEGKLKAVEDAEIEALVDSAIADGKVAPANKDMFVGMCRSEGGKEQFAKFVATASAVVSDKEDKKPNLATNSKLNKEELALCRKMNLTEDEFLKSKESIAAYNEQNKDA; this comes from the coding sequence ATGAGTCGCAAATTATATACCGCCCTTTGCTTTAGTCTTTCCAATACGGTTTCACCAGAAGGTCTTTGGCTTCCTATGATTCCTGCTGGAAATTTTTCAGGTATTGATAAGCGTTCTTGGACAAACTCAAACCCTGATGCCGTTGTCGCTGCGTTTCAAAAAAAGTTGCCTTTTGATATCGAGCACTCAACACATATCAAAGCACCAAACGGTGACCCTGCGCCTGCTGTCGGTTGGATTGTAGAGTTACAAAACCGTAATGGCGAAGTGTATGGAAAAGTTGAATGGAACAGCGAAGGCCACGAGTTAATTGAAGAAAAGAAATACGCTTATTATTCGCCATCGTTCACTTACGATGAAAATGGAACTGTCATCGAGTTGGCAAGTTCTGGTTTAACTAACAGCCCTAATTTAAATGTACCAGCCTTAAATCGAATAGAGGACGAAGACATGAAGTTTTCTCAAGCAATCGTTGCGGCCCTGTCGCTATCAGCAGAAGCAACAGAAGATCAAGTGTTGACTGCTATCAACTCCCTTAAGTCAGAAAAGCAAGTCGCATTAAACAGTGCGCAGCATCCAGATTTAACCAAGTTTGTTCCAGTTGAAACACATAACGTTGCGCTTAACCGTGCTGAAACCGCCGAAGGTAAATTAAAAGCAGTTGAAGATGCTGAGATTGAAGCATTAGTTGATAGTGCGATTGCCGACGGAAAAGTAGCGCCTGCAAATAAAGATATGTTTGTTGGTATGTGTCGTTCTGAAGGTGGTAAAGAGCAATTCGCCAAGTTCGTAGCTACTGCGTCTGCGGTTGTCTCTGATAAAGAAGACAAAAAACCAAACCTTGCAACTAACAGCAAGTTGAATAAAGAAGAGCTTGCGTTATGCCGCAAGATGAATTTAACCGAAGATGAATTCCTAAAATCAAAGGAAAGCATCGCGGCTTACAATGAACAGAATAAGGACGCGTAA
- a CDS encoding regulatory protein GemA: MSNNLKLVQIAKRDLNMDDDIYRDLLERITGQRSCKGLSDFALSKVVTEMKRKGFKPKQSKKIKLSPPSSDKVRASETLKIRAIWITMYKHGFVRNRSETALDAYVKRMTNNSNGKGVAKAAWLNSTQAYNVLEALKKWHYRLMAESIIKQGGRIPLNNDLTCPAGYDLLKEHFEDGYLQNKESVR, from the coding sequence ATGTCTAACAACCTCAAGCTAGTTCAAATCGCAAAGCGAGACTTGAACATGGACGACGATATTTACCGAGATTTATTAGAGCGCATTACAGGCCAAAGAAGCTGCAAAGGGTTAAGTGATTTCGCACTATCAAAAGTCGTCACCGAAATGAAGCGCAAAGGCTTTAAGCCAAAGCAAAGTAAAAAAATCAAGTTGTCACCGCCAAGTTCTGACAAAGTAAGAGCATCAGAAACGTTAAAAATCAGAGCAATATGGATAACCATGTATAAGCATGGCTTTGTAAGAAACCGCTCAGAAACAGCATTAGATGCTTACGTAAAGCGAATGACAAATAACAGCAATGGCAAAGGCGTAGCAAAAGCCGCATGGTTAAACAGCACCCAAGCCTACAACGTATTAGAAGCACTAAAGAAATGGCATTACCGCCTAATGGCAGAATCCATTATTAAACAAGGTGGACGCATTCCACTAAACAACGATTTAACATGCCCAGCAGGTTACGACTTGTTGAAAGAACATTTTGAAGATGGTTATTTGCAGAATAAAGAATCGGTGAGATAG
- a CDS encoding terminase family protein, translating into MENKTTSQSRSAILSGEFDKNDVLLPYQKRWIADNSQLKIAEKSRRTGVTWAEAADSALSAAASANAGGEDVFYVGSTKDMAREFIDAVSMWAKAYNCACGDVSEEVFDNEDKDILTYVINFASGFKVKALSSNPSNLRGMQGTVIIDEAAFHERLAEVLKAALALTMWGSKVRLISTHNGVENLFNTLIQDSLAGKKRYSIHTITLDDACEQGLYKRICQVKKTPWTKELEEEWKANLLSDTATEEDALEEYQCIPKNGGGAYISRGLRERAARLTDAPVLSFTGSSEFNQAKEHIREAEMKEWLDEHVQPELDKLDPKLRHSLGEDFARSGDLTVYAPIAVHNDTTREVPFLLELGNVPFKQQEQALYYICDQLPRRDGIYLDARGNGQYLAEQARYKYGEEVVEVMLSVSYYRENMPSFKAAFEDDELLLPKHEDVITDLGQIQIKAGVPSIDSSRTKGENGNKRHGDSAIAIWFAYLASKADITRYGLHTIKAVGDETTRSFYGTAEDNNRFEDMPHQDLRGKGIRL; encoded by the coding sequence ATGGAAAATAAAACCACATCACAAAGCCGAAGTGCGATCTTGTCTGGTGAGTTTGATAAGAACGACGTTTTACTTCCATATCAAAAACGGTGGATAGCGGACAACTCTCAATTAAAGATTGCAGAGAAAAGCCGACGAACAGGCGTAACATGGGCAGAAGCGGCAGACTCAGCATTGAGTGCTGCCGCCTCTGCTAATGCAGGCGGTGAAGATGTCTTTTATGTAGGTTCAACAAAAGACATGGCGCGTGAGTTTATTGATGCAGTGTCAATGTGGGCTAAAGCTTATAACTGCGCGTGTGGTGATGTGAGTGAAGAAGTCTTCGATAATGAAGACAAAGATATTCTTACTTATGTGATCAACTTTGCGTCAGGTTTTAAAGTAAAAGCCTTATCAAGTAATCCGTCTAACCTTCGTGGTATGCAAGGCACCGTAATCATAGACGAAGCCGCCTTCCATGAGAGATTAGCTGAAGTGCTAAAAGCTGCACTAGCATTGACCATGTGGGGCTCAAAGGTTCGATTAATCAGTACTCATAATGGGGTCGAGAATTTATTCAATACTCTAATTCAAGACAGCCTAGCAGGTAAAAAACGCTACTCTATTCATACCATAACCCTTGATGATGCGTGTGAACAAGGTTTATATAAGCGTATCTGCCAAGTTAAAAAAACGCCTTGGACTAAAGAATTAGAAGAAGAATGGAAAGCAAACCTACTTAGTGACACCGCAACTGAAGAAGATGCATTAGAAGAATATCAGTGTATACCAAAGAACGGCGGCGGTGCTTATATTAGTCGCGGATTACGTGAACGAGCTGCACGCTTAACTGATGCACCAGTTTTATCCTTTACAGGATCGTCAGAGTTTAACCAAGCTAAAGAGCACATTCGTGAAGCCGAGATGAAAGAATGGCTAGATGAACACGTTCAGCCAGAGCTTGATAAGTTGGATCCTAAACTTCGTCATTCACTAGGGGAAGATTTCGCGCGTTCTGGAGACTTAACTGTTTACGCACCAATAGCGGTTCATAATGACACAACGCGAGAAGTTCCATTTTTATTAGAGCTTGGTAACGTGCCATTCAAACAGCAAGAACAAGCCCTCTATTATATATGTGATCAACTGCCTCGCCGTGATGGTATTTATCTCGATGCACGTGGTAACGGCCAATACTTAGCCGAGCAAGCAAGATACAAATACGGTGAAGAAGTAGTGGAAGTCATGTTGTCTGTGTCTTACTACCGTGAAAATATGCCATCGTTTAAAGCCGCTTTTGAAGACGACGAACTACTGCTACCAAAGCATGAAGACGTCATTACCGACTTGGGACAAATACAAATCAAGGCCGGAGTGCCAAGTATTGATTCAAGCAGAACCAAAGGCGAAAACGGAAACAAACGACACGGCGATAGTGCTATCGCTATTTGGTTTGCCTACTTAGCATCAAAGGCTGACATCACCCGTTACGGTCTACATACCATTAAAGCCGTTGGTGATGAAACAACGCGATCCTTTTATGGAACAGCAGAAGACAACAACAGATTTGAAGATATGCCGCATCAAGACTTGCGCGGTAAAGGAATTAGACTATGA
- a CDS encoding DUF3486 family protein: MTAPANRKSKISLLPEEIKQQLNVLIRSGNMMQKDILAAVNEMIDEAGLGEEAKPSRSSFNRYAKRMEDVGLRIRQARETAEVWTTKLGEAPTSELGKLLQEFVRTMAFETSTHMMEQSEEKQEPIPPKALAQLALVIQRIEQSSMVSHKVEKEIRKAFAQEMADKAEKIVKTAGVSAETIQDIKNGILGIA; this comes from the coding sequence ATTACCGCCCCTGCAAACCGAAAGTCTAAAATCTCGCTATTACCAGAAGAGATAAAGCAGCAATTAAACGTGCTTATTCGCTCTGGAAACATGATGCAAAAAGACATACTTGCTGCCGTAAATGAAATGATTGATGAAGCCGGGTTAGGCGAAGAAGCAAAACCAAGCCGTTCAAGCTTCAACCGTTACGCCAAGCGAATGGAAGATGTGGGTTTGCGTATTCGACAAGCAAGAGAAACCGCAGAAGTGTGGACAACAAAGCTTGGAGAAGCGCCTACCTCAGAGTTGGGTAAGTTACTGCAAGAGTTCGTCCGAACCATGGCGTTTGAAACATCAACCCACATGATGGAGCAATCAGAAGAGAAGCAAGAGCCAATTCCACCAAAGGCATTAGCACAATTAGCATTGGTTATTCAACGTATCGAGCAATCATCAATGGTGTCTCATAAAGTTGAGAAAGAAATTCGTAAAGCCTTTGCTCAAGAAATGGCAGATAAAGCAGAGAAAATTGTTAAAACAGCAGGCGTAAGTGCCGAAACCATTCAAGACATTAAGAACGGAATATTGGGGATTGCATAA
- a CDS encoding helix-turn-helix transcriptional regulator, translated as MAHWTRKRSSKWTEIYKEFSYHYDTAYELGWMVAESKSGMPNPYDPQNTDYDDFNEGRYDYRQKNKLETGMNDNLHVTPLGKILRTIRIKECLTLRDMAVSIGIGSAHLSSIEYGKRIDSNVVEKIKTVYKLNSTQISALNNQSVN; from the coding sequence ATGGCGCATTGGACTAGGAAGCGTTCAAGCAAATGGACGGAAATTTATAAAGAATTTAGCTATCACTATGATACTGCTTATGAGTTGGGATGGATGGTAGCAGAGTCAAAATCTGGAATGCCAAACCCATACGATCCACAAAATACTGATTACGATGATTTCAATGAAGGAAGGTATGATTACAGACAAAAAAACAAACTGGAAACAGGAATGAATGATAATTTACACGTGACGCCGCTTGGTAAAATTCTTCGAACTATTCGAATTAAAGAGTGTTTAACGTTGAGAGATATGGCGGTATCTATCGGAATTGGTTCTGCCCATCTTTCTTCAATTGAGTACGGAAAGAGAATAGATTCTAATGTTGTAGAGAAAATTAAAACTGTATACAAGTTAAATTCTACTCAGATTTCAGCACTAAACAACCAGTCAGTAAACTAA